From Desulfuribacillus stibiiarsenatis, a single genomic window includes:
- the acpS gene encoding holo-ACP synthase, giving the protein MIVGIGLDIADIERITKACGKQPQAFVKRILSEREFEEFQQLPSESRKYEYLAGRFAAKEALAKAFGTGIGKVSFCDLVILKDAYGKPVVTLEGNAKELARELEVTAVWVSITHDKGLAIAQAILEK; this is encoded by the coding sequence ATGATTGTTGGTATTGGATTAGACATAGCTGATATAGAACGGATTACGAAAGCTTGTGGGAAACAGCCACAAGCTTTCGTAAAAAGAATCTTAAGTGAACGTGAATTTGAGGAATTCCAACAGCTTCCAAGTGAGTCTCGAAAATATGAATATCTTGCAGGGCGGTTTGCGGCGAAAGAGGCTTTAGCGAAAGCTTTTGGGACGGGGATTGGTAAAGTGTCCTTCTGTGACCTTGTGATTCTCAAGGATGCATATGGGAAGCCAGTCGTTACACTCGAAGGGAATGCTAAGGAGCTAGCACGGGAGTTAGAAGTCACTGCGGTATGGGTTAGTATCACCCATGATAAGGGTTTAGCAATTGCACAAGCAATTCTTGAGAAATAA
- a CDS encoding bifunctional ADP-dependent NAD(P)H-hydrate dehydratase/NAD(P)H-hydrate epimerase, with protein sequence MFVVTNREMREIDRYTIEQIGIPSAVLMENAGRSVVNWITEHIRKDMRVGVVCGKGNNGGDGIVIARYLHNMGYSVQVHLLENAQDLSRDCAQQYTIARNMGLPIECLKEEGLENTLGVYDCMIDALLGTGSKGNLQGLYKDAVDTINEIKRAKNHLVVVSIDCPTGVIGDDGQVSDAVVQADYTIVLGFTKQGLYQYPAAGYAGNIVVVDIGIPKKVEEEYPIKRQLITEQLIEPWIPHRTANSHKGTYGRVRCIAGSADYMGAGLLAATASLHIGAGLVYWDAPEELRRYFNGQTPELIFRGYASEGGTFSPDSADALVDAANDAKAVVVGCGVDDFTGSLHWMEKLVTGITCPLIIDASAFVMLKKQLDILLTRKGVTVVTPHPGEIAKVLKISVAQLESKRIYYAEQFAKRYHVTIILKGAHTIIATPEGNTYINTTGSHVLAKAGTGDVLAGFIGGLAAQGVSLEMAACVAVYIHGKAAEQLAETTYVSTMASDVSRTAGAILHKIAHRA encoded by the coding sequence GTGTTTGTCGTTACAAATAGGGAAATGCGTGAAATCGATCGCTATACGATTGAGCAGATCGGTATTCCATCGGCTGTATTGATGGAAAATGCGGGTAGATCCGTTGTCAATTGGATCACAGAGCACATCCGCAAAGACATGCGTGTGGGGGTGGTATGTGGCAAGGGAAACAACGGTGGAGACGGAATAGTAATTGCTCGGTATCTTCATAATATGGGGTATTCCGTACAAGTTCACCTACTAGAAAACGCTCAGGATTTATCTCGAGATTGTGCTCAGCAATATACGATTGCTCGCAATATGGGGTTGCCAATCGAGTGCTTGAAAGAAGAGGGCTTGGAGAACACATTGGGAGTTTACGATTGCATGATCGATGCGTTGCTTGGAACAGGAAGTAAAGGAAACCTGCAAGGACTATATAAGGATGCCGTCGATACAATCAATGAGATCAAGCGTGCTAAGAATCATCTGGTTGTTGTCAGTATTGACTGTCCGACGGGTGTAATCGGCGATGATGGGCAAGTTTCTGATGCAGTTGTTCAAGCGGATTACACGATAGTTCTAGGTTTTACAAAACAGGGCCTTTATCAATACCCAGCCGCTGGCTATGCAGGGAATATCGTTGTCGTGGATATAGGGATTCCTAAGAAAGTTGAGGAAGAATATCCAATCAAAAGACAACTGATAACGGAGCAATTGATTGAACCGTGGATTCCTCATCGCACAGCGAATAGCCACAAGGGTACCTATGGAAGAGTGCGTTGCATTGCAGGTTCTGCTGACTATATGGGAGCGGGATTATTAGCGGCAACAGCGAGCTTGCACATAGGAGCTGGGCTTGTATATTGGGATGCTCCTGAAGAATTGCGGCGCTACTTTAATGGTCAAACCCCAGAACTTATATTTAGAGGATATGCTTCGGAAGGTGGGACATTTTCTCCTGATAGTGCAGATGCTTTAGTTGATGCCGCAAACGATGCGAAAGCAGTAGTTGTAGGTTGCGGAGTTGATGATTTTACAGGCAGTCTACATTGGATGGAGAAATTAGTTACTGGCATTACATGTCCATTGATTATCGATGCAAGTGCCTTTGTCATGTTAAAAAAACAGCTGGACATTTTATTGACCCGTAAGGGAGTGACAGTTGTTACACCGCATCCAGGAGAAATCGCGAAAGTGTTGAAAATATCAGTCGCGCAATTGGAAAGCAAAAGAATTTATTATGCAGAGCAATTTGCGAAACGATATCACGTCACGATTATTCTCAAGGGTGCTCACACAATCATAGCTACACCAGAAGGTAATACGTATATCAATACGACGGGTAGCCATGTCTTGGCGAAAGCTGGAACGGGAGATGTATTAGCGGGATTTATAGGGGGGCTTGCAGCCCAGGGGGTCTCATTAGAAATGGCAGCGTGTGTTGCCGTCTACATTCACGGGAAAGCAGCGGAACAACTAGCAGAGACAACATACGTATCTACGATGGCATCGGATGTATCGCGTACAGCCGGAGCCATATTGCACAAAATAGCGCATCGAGCATAA
- a CDS encoding outer membrane lipoprotein-sorting protein, which produces MLKGKRKLGIILLGILTLVLSACGGTVTKQEDVMKELQKISTEIESYHLEAELVVDHEGMPQNYYVEVWFKTPELYKVALKNENKEVSQIIIKNNDGVHVINPYMNKVFKFSKDWPHAKGQLYLYQTLLNNVLEAENLEYEYKEGMYHFAYEVQNGQYTAKQEVVLQEGFYPKMSYMTDESETVKITVNFENFEANLPLEDTEFNVEEQMKTGVLEPMDATATMAQDKSWTPLQPEYVPSGLTLKSLKIVEEGNSEYAVLQYAGNDANFTLIQKPFSEGFKDNNSQLIELYGKVAMLTSGANPTLQWYDQGLEFTLSGNVSVEEMERIASTVYRPAVK; this is translated from the coding sequence GTGCTAAAGGGTAAACGCAAACTAGGTATCATATTGTTAGGTATTCTTACATTAGTCTTATCAGCATGTGGGGGAACTGTTACGAAACAAGAAGATGTAATGAAGGAACTACAAAAGATATCTACAGAGATTGAAAGCTATCATTTAGAAGCAGAGTTAGTGGTTGATCATGAAGGCATGCCGCAAAATTATTATGTTGAAGTATGGTTCAAAACTCCAGAGCTCTATAAAGTAGCTTTAAAAAATGAGAATAAGGAAGTATCACAAATTATCATTAAAAACAATGATGGGGTTCATGTAATTAACCCATACATGAATAAGGTCTTTAAATTTAGCAAGGATTGGCCACATGCAAAGGGTCAGCTATACTTATATCAGACACTTCTAAACAATGTCTTAGAAGCTGAAAACTTAGAGTATGAGTATAAAGAAGGCATGTATCACTTTGCCTATGAAGTGCAAAACGGTCAATACACTGCAAAACAAGAAGTGGTTCTTCAAGAAGGGTTCTACCCTAAAATGTCTTATATGACAGATGAATCAGAGACAGTGAAAATTACTGTAAACTTTGAGAACTTCGAGGCGAATCTTCCGTTAGAAGATACTGAGTTTAATGTAGAAGAGCAAATGAAAACAGGTGTGTTAGAGCCAATGGATGCTACGGCAACAATGGCGCAAGATAAGTCATGGACACCATTACAGCCTGAATATGTTCCTTCTGGTTTAACTCTAAAGTCTTTGAAGATCGTGGAGGAAGGCAACTCTGAGTATGCAGTATTACAATACGCTGGTAACGATGCGAACTTCACGTTGATTCAAAAGCCTTTCTCTGAAGGATTTAAGGATAATAACAGTCAGCTCATTGAACTATATGGTAAGGTAGCAATGCTTACGAGCGGTGCGAATCCAACGCTTCAATGGTATGATCAAGGGTTAGAGTTTACGTTATCAGGAAATGTTTCTGTTGAGGAAATGGAGAGAATTGCAAGCACTGTGTACCGTCCTGCTGTGAAATAA
- the alr gene encoding alanine racemase, whose protein sequence is MKQYRPTWVEINLQAIRANYLALKKRVGESTDVIAVVKADAYGHGVLPVAKTVLDAGAKCLAVATMEEALEIRTQGITCPILIFGYVPMTAAKEIVEQNITVTVLDLPFMDALNIAAMQQQKVANIHLKIDTGMGRLGIRTEEELRQMLQFLNYCPHIHLEAVYSHFACSDDKDKQYTEQQYTKFSGLLNGIDDIHLSKAKRHVCNSGGIIDSPHLACDLVRAGISLYGYYPSTEVDQEPVLLQPAMQFKTKVVYLKEVQSGEYISYGATYQTTKATRIATLPVGYADGYNRLLSNQGIVLVNGVKAHVVGRVCMDQTMVDVTEVPDVNIGSEVVLFGEQKGEVLSVETLANQVGTINYEIITSISKRVPRVYIK, encoded by the coding sequence ATGAAACAGTATCGACCGACTTGGGTAGAAATTAATTTACAAGCCATTCGTGCCAATTATCTTGCACTAAAGAAAAGGGTGGGAGAAAGCACAGATGTTATTGCGGTAGTGAAAGCAGACGCTTACGGACACGGGGTACTACCAGTAGCGAAGACGGTTCTAGATGCAGGTGCAAAATGTTTAGCAGTAGCTACCATGGAAGAAGCATTAGAAATTAGGACTCAAGGAATTACCTGTCCTATCTTAATTTTTGGGTATGTACCAATGACAGCAGCGAAGGAGATTGTTGAACAAAATATCACGGTTACTGTTCTCGATTTGCCGTTTATGGATGCGTTAAACATTGCTGCAATGCAACAACAAAAAGTTGCCAATATCCATCTGAAAATTGATACGGGAATGGGACGGCTAGGTATCAGGACAGAGGAAGAGCTTAGGCAAATGCTGCAATTTCTGAATTACTGCCCTCATATTCATCTTGAAGCAGTGTATTCGCACTTCGCATGTTCCGATGATAAGGATAAGCAATATACAGAACAACAATACACTAAGTTTAGTGGTCTCCTTAATGGGATCGATGATATCCATCTTAGTAAAGCCAAACGTCATGTCTGTAATAGCGGTGGCATTATTGACTCACCTCATTTAGCCTGCGATCTGGTTCGTGCAGGCATTAGCTTGTATGGATACTATCCTTCTACAGAGGTTGATCAAGAACCCGTACTACTGCAACCGGCGATGCAATTTAAAACGAAGGTAGTGTACCTGAAGGAAGTACAGTCAGGAGAGTATATTAGTTACGGGGCAACGTACCAGACTACAAAAGCTACGAGAATCGCAACGCTACCTGTGGGCTATGCCGATGGATATAATCGACTCCTTTCCAACCAAGGCATTGTGCTCGTGAATGGGGTTAAAGCACATGTAGTAGGACGGGTGTGTATGGACCAAACGATGGTCGATGTTACAGAAGTTCCTGATGTAAATATTGGAAGTGAAGTAGTCCTGTTTGGTGAACAAAAGGGAGAGGTACTATCGGTAGAAACCCTAGCCAATCAAGTCGGGACAATCAATTATGAAATCATAACATCTATAAGCAAACGTGTACCACGCGTATATATTAAGTGA
- a CDS encoding CopG family ribbon-helix-helix protein produces the protein MISIPTYLLQEVDGVVETENTNRSEIIRVAMKMYLSERKKRHIRESMKKGYLEMADINLNIASEAFRAEEEAEVTLEKLVSGV, from the coding sequence ATGATTAGTATTCCGACCTATCTTTTGCAGGAAGTGGATGGTGTCGTGGAAACAGAGAATACGAATCGAAGTGAGATTATCCGAGTAGCCATGAAAATGTATTTAAGTGAGAGAAAGAAACGCCATATTCGCGAATCTATGAAAAAGGGATATTTGGAAATGGCGGATATCAACTTAAATATTGCATCGGAAGCTTTTAGAGCGGAAGAAGAAGCGGAAGTTACTTTAGAGAAATTAGTTAGCGGAGTGTAG
- a CDS encoding type II toxin-antitoxin system PemK/MazF family toxin, giving the protein MNIKRGDVFYADLSPVVGSEQGGVRPVLIIQNDIGNKYSPTVIVAAITAQIQKAKIPTHIEVNADIYGLEKNSVILLEQIRTIDKQRLTDKITHLNDEMMAKVNDAVNISLGLIEF; this is encoded by the coding sequence ATGAATATTAAACGTGGTGACGTATTCTATGCCGATTTGTCTCCTGTCGTTGGTTCTGAGCAAGGTGGTGTACGCCCAGTTCTGATTATTCAAAATGATATTGGGAATAAATATAGTCCTACCGTAATAGTGGCTGCTATAACTGCACAAATACAAAAAGCCAAGATTCCAACCCATATTGAAGTAAACGCAGATATCTACGGACTAGAAAAGAATTCTGTTATTTTACTTGAGCAAATTCGTACCATTGATAAACAACGTTTAACAGATAAAATAACCCATTTAAATGATGAAATGATGGCTAAGGTGAACGACGCAGTAAATATAAGTTTGGGTCTAATAGAGTTTTAG
- a CDS encoding gamma-glutamyl-gamma-aminobutyrate hydrolase family protein: MKPKIAITGTAMDTKYGYGTFLNRAYSEAVIKAGGIPVLLPLTFQDLCDEWLDSVDGLLLSGGEDVDPNRFGQHPIPKQGKITPDRDVLELSIIPKAIEKKIPIFAICRGIQVLNIACGGTLYQDINSQIPGTIKHSQNAPRWFGTHYIDIADNSKLHKIVQTSSMKVNSYHHQSIHTLGDGLEIVAHSSDGVIEAVEGTENLYILGVQWHPEGMWERDSLQFELFTAFIRECQ, translated from the coding sequence ATGAAACCAAAGATTGCGATTACAGGAACTGCAATGGATACGAAATATGGGTACGGGACATTTCTAAATCGTGCCTATTCAGAAGCTGTTATTAAGGCGGGTGGCATACCTGTCCTATTGCCATTAACATTTCAAGATTTATGTGATGAATGGCTTGACTCGGTAGATGGATTATTGCTTAGCGGCGGCGAGGATGTCGACCCCAATCGTTTTGGGCAGCATCCCATTCCTAAGCAAGGAAAGATAACGCCTGATCGGGATGTATTAGAATTAAGTATCATTCCGAAAGCAATAGAAAAAAAGATCCCAATCTTCGCTATTTGCCGAGGAATTCAGGTTCTTAATATTGCATGTGGGGGGACCTTATATCAAGATATAAACAGCCAAATCCCGGGAACCATCAAGCATTCACAAAATGCACCAAGATGGTTTGGTACTCATTATATAGACATTGCAGATAACTCAAAACTGCACAAAATTGTCCAAACCTCGTCTATGAAGGTTAACAGCTACCATCATCAATCGATTCACACACTAGGGGATGGACTAGAGATTGTAGCCCATTCGTCTGATGGTGTAATAGAAGCAGTTGAAGGTACGGAAAATCTATATATTCTTGGTGTGCAATGGCATCCTGAAGGTATGTGGGAAAGAGACTCGCTACAATTTGAATTATTCACTGCCTTTATTAGAGAATGTCAATGA
- a CDS encoding selenium metabolism-associated LysR family transcriptional regulator, with the protein MKIISDGCDDVNLSQIEAFVDLVETRSFSHTAQRLSVSQPAISQRINALEKSLGCQLFERKSDDLVLTHIGTYLYEQGKGILALCQSTYLHIQDMKSSPHGSVSIGASTIPSQFLISPMIKEFRNSYPHIQIQVHVAGTEQITRLLSEKKVDVAIVGSYPSDDSSFHVFPVATDQLQLIVPIDHAWATRAYINIEELKDAILILREKQSGTRKILSEALSHHNIQLDKLSVLGEFGSTDAVISAVENSLGVSFVSTAAAERAITLQKVKPVLVRGLSIERKLYCAVNKDHNSLSTNKFVDFIQTLAL; encoded by the coding sequence ATGAAAATAATATCGGATGGATGTGATGATGTGAATCTTAGTCAAATTGAAGCATTTGTTGATTTAGTGGAAACACGAAGCTTTTCCCATACTGCGCAACGTCTATCGGTATCACAACCTGCCATAAGCCAAAGGATTAACGCCTTAGAAAAGAGCTTGGGTTGTCAGCTGTTTGAACGTAAATCTGATGATCTAGTTCTCACACATATTGGGACCTATTTATATGAGCAAGGAAAAGGAATTCTTGCCCTTTGCCAATCCACGTACTTACATATTCAAGATATGAAGAGCTCACCGCATGGTAGCGTGAGTATCGGGGCTAGTACAATTCCGTCACAATTTTTAATTTCCCCTATGATTAAGGAGTTCCGTAATAGCTATCCACATATTCAGATTCAGGTGCATGTCGCTGGTACAGAACAAATCACTCGACTATTGAGCGAGAAGAAAGTCGATGTGGCAATTGTCGGTTCTTATCCAAGCGATGACAGCTCTTTTCACGTATTTCCAGTGGCAACTGATCAATTACAACTAATTGTTCCCATAGACCACGCGTGGGCAACCAGAGCTTATATTAATATAGAAGAGTTGAAAGATGCGATTCTAATATTACGTGAGAAACAGTCTGGCACTAGGAAAATTCTATCGGAAGCATTATCCCATCATAACATCCAACTAGACAAGCTATCTGTGCTTGGCGAATTCGGAAGCACAGATGCTGTCATTTCAGCGGTAGAAAACAGTTTAGGTGTTTCCTTTGTATCCACAGCAGCCGCCGAGCGAGCGATTACCTTGCAAAAAGTAAAGCCTGTGTTAGTACGTGGCCTATCAATTGAACGCAAATTGTATTGCGCTGTGAACAAGGACCATAACTCGTTATCGACAAACAAATTTGTTGATTTCATACAAACCCTTGCTTTATAA
- a CDS encoding Tex family protein, with translation MSNPFISTIAKEIQWKPELTEKAVALLDEGNTIPFISRYRKEMTGSMDEETLRTVQERMEYLRSMAKRKEEILSSIGEQGKLTPELQLAIEKAQKLQELEDIYLPFRPKRKTRASVAKEKGLEPLAEWIAGQPMSGNLAEEATQYINAELGVETIEEAIQGALDIIAEQIAETAEIRKKVRQHFRDHATLQTVAIGEEADDVYQMYFQYEEAIKKLPPHRVLAINRGEREKALKVTSHIAQDTILEIIERTWGIVIGSTVYEQLKATILDSYKRLLEPSIEREIRKEKTEQAESKAIEVFKANLKSLLLIAPVKNKVVMGVDPAYRTGCKISVVDQTGKLLKVDVTYPISLNKNSDKDHVNIEKAKATFYSYIKQYQVDIIAIGNGTASRETEQFVAELIRHGKEKQMFTKEVHYIIVDEAGASVYSASPIAKKEFPELDVAERSAASIARRLQDPLAELVKIDPKSIGIGQYQHDVAQKQLSESLQFVVETVVNSVGVDLNTASTSLLKYISGINETVANNIVAYREEIGTFSNRKQVQKVPRLGAKSYEQCVGFLRIRDGKEPLDNTPIHPESYEIARKLLKHLGFDSSILTMHQEKAEYEQKLKDLNIRETAEMLEVGVPTLTDIVEALLKPGRDPRDELQKPALKSDILSLDDLEVGVELQGTIRNVVDFGAFVDIGLKNDGLVHISEISNQYVKHPLEIVQVGQIVKVKVIDIDRKRSRVGLSMK, from the coding sequence ATGTCAAATCCATTCATTAGTACAATTGCGAAGGAAATTCAGTGGAAGCCAGAGCTGACTGAGAAAGCAGTCGCTTTATTAGATGAGGGAAATACTATTCCATTTATCTCCCGTTATCGAAAAGAAATGACTGGTTCCATGGATGAGGAAACGCTGCGCACAGTTCAGGAACGTATGGAATATCTGCGCTCGATGGCAAAGCGTAAAGAAGAAATCCTATCCTCGATTGGAGAACAAGGAAAGCTAACGCCAGAATTACAACTAGCAATAGAAAAAGCCCAGAAACTACAAGAGTTAGAGGATATCTACCTGCCATTCCGACCGAAACGGAAAACTCGTGCAAGCGTGGCGAAGGAAAAGGGCTTAGAGCCATTGGCGGAATGGATTGCTGGACAACCTATGAGTGGCAATCTTGCAGAAGAAGCGACGCAATACATAAATGCTGAACTCGGTGTAGAGACGATAGAAGAAGCGATTCAAGGCGCACTCGATATTATCGCAGAACAGATTGCAGAAACGGCTGAAATACGGAAAAAGGTACGTCAACACTTCCGTGACCATGCGACATTACAAACCGTCGCGATAGGGGAAGAAGCGGACGATGTATATCAGATGTATTTCCAATATGAAGAAGCAATTAAGAAGCTTCCACCTCATCGAGTCCTTGCGATTAACCGTGGTGAGCGGGAGAAGGCTTTAAAGGTAACGTCGCATATAGCCCAGGATACAATCCTAGAAATTATTGAACGTACATGGGGTATTGTGATTGGTTCAACGGTATATGAGCAGCTAAAAGCAACAATTCTAGACAGTTATAAGAGGCTACTAGAGCCATCTATCGAGCGAGAGATTCGCAAAGAGAAGACAGAACAAGCGGAATCGAAAGCAATTGAAGTGTTTAAGGCAAACTTGAAAAGCTTACTACTCATAGCTCCCGTGAAGAATAAAGTAGTGATGGGTGTTGACCCGGCATACCGCACTGGCTGCAAAATATCTGTCGTAGATCAAACGGGGAAACTTTTGAAAGTTGATGTAACGTATCCAATTTCTCTGAATAAGAATTCGGACAAAGATCACGTCAATATAGAAAAGGCGAAGGCAACCTTTTATTCCTACATTAAGCAATATCAAGTCGATATTATAGCGATTGGGAATGGTACAGCATCAAGGGAGACGGAACAATTCGTAGCGGAGTTAATCCGTCATGGCAAAGAAAAGCAAATGTTCACGAAAGAAGTGCATTACATTATCGTGGACGAGGCGGGAGCAAGTGTATACTCAGCTTCGCCAATTGCTAAGAAGGAGTTTCCTGAATTAGATGTCGCAGAACGAAGTGCTGCTTCGATTGCTAGACGACTGCAAGACCCGCTAGCAGAATTAGTCAAGATTGACCCAAAATCGATTGGTATTGGTCAATATCAGCATGATGTAGCGCAAAAACAGTTATCCGAGAGTCTACAGTTTGTCGTAGAAACAGTAGTAAATAGCGTGGGTGTAGATTTGAATACCGCATCTACATCTTTATTGAAATATATATCAGGAATTAATGAAACGGTTGCGAACAATATTGTCGCTTATCGTGAGGAAATTGGGACGTTCTCGAACCGCAAACAAGTACAAAAAGTGCCACGCCTGGGAGCGAAATCCTATGAGCAATGTGTAGGCTTTTTGCGCATTCGCGATGGTAAAGAACCATTAGATAACACACCGATTCATCCAGAATCTTACGAAATAGCGAGAAAGCTCTTGAAGCATTTAGGTTTTGACTCAAGCATCCTGACGATGCATCAAGAAAAGGCAGAATATGAGCAGAAATTAAAGGATTTGAATATTCGGGAGACAGCAGAAATGCTAGAAGTGGGTGTACCGACGCTAACAGATATCGTAGAAGCGTTACTAAAACCAGGGAGAGATCCTCGCGACGAATTGCAAAAGCCAGCACTGAAGTCAGATATTCTGTCATTGGATGACCTAGAAGTAGGCGTTGAGTTACAAGGGACAATCCGAAATGTTGTCGACTTTGGAGCTTTTGTTGATATTGGATTGAAAAACGATGGATTAGTACATATATCAGAAATAAGCAACCAGTATGTGAAACATCCTTTGGAGATTGTACAAGTGGGACAAATCGTGAAAGTAAAAGTGATTGATATCGATCGTAAACGTTCACGGGTTGGCTTAAGCATGAAATAA